Proteins found in one Chaetodon auriga isolate fChaAug3 chromosome 12, fChaAug3.hap1, whole genome shotgun sequence genomic segment:
- the vcpip1 gene encoding deubiquitinating protein VCPIP1 — MSLLQGSKKKDKRILSGTCPDPKCQARLFFPAYGSISIECTECGQRHEQKNLLNVEEVTDPDVVLHNLLRNALLGVTGAPKKGTELVKVMGLSNYHCKLLSPVLTRYGMDKQTGKAKLLRDMNQGEMFDCSLLGDRAFLIEPDHVSTMGYGKDRSGSLIYLHDTLEEVKKANSNRECLIPVHVDGDGHCLVHAVSRALVGRELFWHALRENLKQNFKQNLDRYKALFQDFIDAAEWEDIINECDPLFIPPEGVPLGLRNIHIFGLANVLHRPIILLDSLSGMRSSGDYSATFLPGLVAEEQCRGKDGKLNKPICIAWSSSGRNHYIPLVGIKNTVLPKLPARLLPKAWGVPQELIRKYIKLEPDGSCVIGGDRSLQDKYLMRLVNAMEEVFMEKHSIHPSLVADVHQYVYRRTGVIGIQPEEVTEAAKKSVMENRLHRCLTCGALSELHVPPEWLVPGGKLYNLAKSTHGQLRPDKNYSFPLNNVVCSYDPQRDVLIPDYKLSSLNTCNWCHGTSVRHIHGSGSVVYLDGDRTNTRSQGGKCGCGFKHFWEGKEYDNLPEAFPITLEWGGRVVRETVYWFQYETDPALNSNVYDVAMKLVTKHFPGEFGSEILVQKVVNTILHHTAKKNPDEYNPVSIDGAHVQRLTDTTETQQAADPQPPTKIILTGQKAKTLHKEELTMSRAERSIQQSISEQAFVTQKRRTDKLKQEQKGHGRTSSPGGSPETSSSSAPATPTKSSSPSSSNKEKKIRVTTSDGRQAMLTLQAHTTFSELQRSIANQFGVPPAQQCIRYGFPPKELVPPKDSEENEPVALQHGDRVTVEILRGPEDKSPAASIPRASSSHSALHSVKSEDTVTSGRMSSRELQDSIDLEMSSLCLLATLMGEDVWSYAKKLPHLFQQGGVFYNIVKKDMGLMDGKHCTLPHLTGKTFVYNAAEERLELCVDAAGHFPVGPDVEELVKEALVQLRSETATRGSREGSPSHGVLRLGSGGVVLKKEQLQSVTAFQGKGHSLGSAGGSSPPEHRPITRQHSSGVDLSASVSRGPPDLSDIPEDATRELVRMAPGFVTMKDGRGLDPSLMEQQRRKLQEMVSSIQASMERHLRQQQSAAAAGGGASQEQTGGTKTGTGQPMSTVHHEPPAAASVTAASKPDGKSEELEEMESQDAEQNNATEPMDHS; from the exons atgtCGCTGCTGCAGGgctcaaagaaaaaagacaagcgTATTTTGTCTGGTACCTGCCCAGACCCGAAATGTCAGGCGAGGCTATTCTTCCCTGCTTACGGCTCCATTAGCATCGAGTGCACGGAGTGTGGTCAACGCCACGAACAGAAGAACCTGTTAAATGTCGAAGAAGTGACTGATCCAGATGTTGTGCTTCACAATCTGCTCCGAAACGCCCTGCTcggcgtcaccggggccccgAAGAAAGGGACGGAGCTGGTGAAAGTAATGGGGCTTTCTAATTACCACTGCAAGCTGCTGTCCCCAGTCCTCACCAGGTATGGCATGGACAAACAAACCGGCAAAGCCAAGCTATTGAGGGACATGAACCAAGGTGAGATGTTTGACTGTTCGCTCTTGGGAGACAGAGCTTTTCTGATTGAGCCGGACCATGTCTCCACCATGGGCTATGGCAAGGACAGGTCAGGAAGCCTCATATACCTCCATGACACTCTGGAGGAGGTCAAGAAAGCCAACAGCAACAGAGAATGTCTCATCCCAGTCCATGTAGATGGAGACGGGCACTGCCTGGTCCATGCTGTGTCCAGAGCGCTGGTGGGTCGAGAACTGTTCTGGCACGCCCTGAGAGAAAACCTGAAACAGAACTTCAAGCAAAACCTGGACCGCTATAAAGCCCTCTTTCAAGATTTTATTGATGCTGCAGAGTGGGAGGACATCATCAATGAGTGCGACCCCCTGTTCATCCCACCTGAAGGTGTGCCGCTTGGACTACGCAACATCCACATCTTTGGCTTAGCCAACGTCCTCCATCGACCTATAATCTTGCTGGACTCCCTGAGTGGAATGAGGAGCTCTGGGGATTATTCAGCCACCTTCCTGCCCGGGCTGGTGGCTGAGGAGCAGTGCAGGGGGAAAGATGGGAAGCTCAACAAACCCATCTGCATCGCCTGGAGCAGCTCCGGCAGGAACCACTACATCCCTCTGGTGGGAATCAAGAACACTGTGTTGCCCAAGCTGCCGGCTCGCCTGCTGCCGAAGGCCTGGGGCGTCCCTCAGGAGCTCATCAGGAAGTACATCAAGCTGGAGCCAGATGGGAGCTGTGTGATTGGCGGCGACCGCAGCTTGCAGGATAAATATCTGATGCGGCTGGTCAACGCCATGGAGGAAGTGTTCATGGAGAAGCACAGCATCCACCCGTCGCTGGTGGCAGATGTGCACCAGTATGTTTACAGACGGACCGGTGTGATTGGAATCCAGCCCGAGGAGGTGACAGAGGCAGCAAAGAAGTCAGTGATGGAGAACCGACTGCACCGCTGCCTGACCTGCGGTGCCCTCTCTGAGCTCCATGTCCCACCGGAGTGGTTGGTTCCTGGTGGGAAGCTCTACAACTTGGCCAAATCCACTCATGGCCAACTGCGACCGGACAAGAACTACAGCTTCCCCCTCAACAACGTGGTCTGCTCATATGACCCCCAGAGAGACGTCCTCATCCCAGATTATAAACTGAGCTCCCTCAACACCTGCAACTGGTGTCACGGCACATCGGTGCGCCACATCCACGGCAGTGGGTCGGTGGTTTACCTGGATGGGGACAGAACCAACACTCGCTCCCAGGGTGGGAAGTGTGGGTGTGGCTTCAAGCATTTCTGGGAGGGGAAGGAGTACGACAACCTCCCAGAGGCCTTTCCCATCACGCTGGAGTGGGGGGGTCGGGTGGTGAGAGAGACTGTGTACTGGTTCCAGTATGAGACTGACCCAGCTTTGAACAGCAACGTGTACGACGTGGCCATGAAGCTGGTCACCAAGCACTTCCCGGGGGAGTTTGGCAGCGAGATCCTGGTGCAGAAAGTAGTCAACACCATCCTGCATCACACCGCCAAGAAGAATCCGGACGAATACAACCCGGTGTCCATCGACGGGGCTCATGTCCAACGTCTCACTGACACCACGGAGACTCAGCAGGCGGCGGACCCCCAGCCGCCCACTAAGATCATTCTGACCGGTCAGAAAGCAAAGACACTCCACAAAGAGGAGCTGACGATGAGCCGAGCGGAGCGCAGCATCCAGCAGAGCATCAGCGAACAGGCCTTCGTCACTCAGAAGCGACGGACTGACAAGCTGAAGCAGGAGCAGAAGGGCCACGGCCGGACGTCTTCCCCCGGTGGATCACCGGAAacgtcttcctcttcagctccgGCCACGCCCACTAaatcctcctccccctcttcgTCCAATAAGGAGAAGAAGATCCGTGTGACCACCAGTGACGGCAGGCAGGCCATGCTGACCCTGCAGGCCCACACCACcttctcagagctgcagaggagcatcGCCAACCAGTTTGGCGTCCCGCCGGCGCAGCAGTGCATCCGCTATGGCTTCCCGCCCAAAGAGCTGGTCCCCCCGAAGGACAGCGAGGAGAACGAGCCAGTGGCGCTGCAGCACGGTGACAGGGTGACGGTGGAGATACTGAGGGGCCCCGAGGACAAGAGCCCCGCGGCCTCCATACCCCGAGCCTCCAGCTCGCATTCCGCCCTGCACTCGGTGAAGAGCGAGGACACCGTGACGTCCGGCAGGATGAGCAGTCGGGAACTCCAGGACAGCATCGACCTTGAgatgtcctccctctgtctcctagCAACCTTGATGG gtGAGGATGTTTGGTCGTACGCAAAGAAGCTGCCGCACTTATTCCAGCAGGGTGGTGTCTTCTACAACATAGTCAAGAAAGACATGG GCCTGATGGACGGGAAGCACTGCACGCTGCCTCACCTGACGGGGAAGACCTTCGTTTATAACGCGGCGGAGGAGCGTCTGGAGCTCTGCGTGGACGCCGCCGGTCACTTCCCCGTCGGCCCTGATGTGGAGGAGCTGGTGAAGGAGGCTCTGGTCCAGCTGCGGTCGGAGACAGCCACCAGgggcagcagagaggggagtCCGTCCCACGGCGTCCTGCGGCTGGGCAGTGGCGGCGTCGTCCTTAagaaggagcagctgcagagcgtCACCGCCTTCCAGGGTAAAGGCCACTCTCTGGGCAGCGCCGGGGGCTCCTCCCCTCCAGAACACCGGCCTATCACGCGGCAGCACAGCAGCGGTGTGGACCTGAGCGCCAGCGTATCCCGAGGCCCCCCGGACTTGTCGGACATCCCTGAGGATGCCACCAGGGAGCTGGTCCGCATGGCTCCGGGCTTCGTCACCATGAAGGACGGTCGAGGACTGGACCCCAGCCTGATGGAGCAGCAGCggaggaagctgcaggagaTGGTGTCCTCCATCCAGGCCTCCATGGAGCGCCacctcagacagcagcagagtgccGCTGCTGCAGGGGGCGGAGCCAGCCAAGAGCAGACAGGCGGGACTAAGACGGGCACGGGCCAACCAATGTCTACGGTCCACCACgaacctccagctgcagcaagTGTGACGGCGGCCAGCAAACCAGACGGGAAGTCGGAGGaactggaggagatggagagtcAGGACGCCGAGCAGAACAACGCCACGGAACCCATGGATCACTCCTGA